The following proteins are encoded in a genomic region of Microbacterium sp. NC79:
- a CDS encoding amidase — translation MSAIHDISARGLARQLNQRSASPRIVTEHYLRRIASHNDTVGAFVEVTPDAALARLDTVLREATRGPLWAVPFADKDLSARAGIATRYGSAAFRSYVPDASDPLVTALDATGGVSLGKTATPEFGMTGYTESAVSAPTRNPWNLATGAGGSSGGAAAAVAAGLLPWAPGSDGGGSIRIPAATVGVVGLKPSRGRMPFGSGLDSADGLAVSGPLARSVGDIRFLYGVMRSLAPLPYAVAAPEVPLPTTLRVGVTTVSPWDDDTEITLDADAAAAVAWAADVLAGAADVSEARWQPVGYADLFRTLWRSSAARIPVHGADLANVEPITRWLIDEGRALSSEDVLSALAAARVFEKQTIGAFRDYDAVLTPVIAQSPRPIGWFDAEDAEKNFTQQVQYAPYTSWVNVAGLPAISVPVTMSATGQPVSVQLVGHPGGEEALFALAEVLEQARGPLPHPPLWYEG, via the coding sequence ATGAGTGCAATCCATGACATTTCTGCGCGCGGGCTCGCCCGGCAACTCAACCAGCGCTCGGCCTCGCCGCGCATCGTCACGGAACACTATCTGCGCCGCATCGCGTCTCACAATGACACGGTCGGCGCATTCGTCGAAGTGACTCCAGACGCCGCGCTTGCGCGACTCGACACGGTTCTTCGCGAAGCTACCCGCGGCCCGCTCTGGGCGGTTCCGTTCGCCGACAAGGATCTCTCCGCACGCGCAGGAATTGCGACCCGCTACGGCTCCGCCGCATTCCGCTCCTACGTCCCGGACGCTTCTGACCCGCTGGTCACAGCACTAGACGCGACGGGCGGCGTCAGCCTCGGCAAGACGGCGACGCCGGAGTTCGGCATGACCGGGTACACCGAATCTGCCGTATCTGCACCAACACGCAACCCGTGGAACCTTGCCACCGGAGCCGGTGGTTCCAGTGGCGGCGCGGCAGCCGCCGTTGCCGCGGGTCTGCTCCCCTGGGCGCCAGGGTCAGATGGTGGCGGTTCCATTCGCATTCCCGCCGCAACCGTTGGTGTCGTGGGACTCAAACCTTCCCGCGGACGGATGCCCTTCGGTTCCGGTCTCGACTCCGCCGATGGGCTCGCCGTCTCTGGCCCGCTGGCACGCAGCGTCGGCGACATTCGCTTTCTCTATGGCGTGATGCGCTCACTTGCACCGCTCCCCTACGCTGTTGCGGCACCCGAGGTTCCGTTGCCCACCACACTCCGCGTAGGCGTGACGACGGTGTCACCGTGGGACGACGACACCGAGATCACGCTTGACGCGGATGCCGCGGCAGCTGTGGCGTGGGCGGCTGACGTGTTGGCTGGCGCCGCTGATGTTTCGGAGGCACGCTGGCAGCCAGTCGGATACGCCGACCTGTTTCGCACGCTGTGGCGATCCAGCGCCGCCCGTATTCCGGTGCATGGCGCCGACCTGGCAAACGTCGAGCCGATCACGCGCTGGCTCATCGATGAGGGTCGTGCGCTCTCATCCGAAGACGTGCTGTCAGCGCTGGCTGCCGCTCGTGTTTTTGAGAAGCAGACAATCGGCGCGTTCCGCGATTACGATGCGGTTCTGACGCCGGTGATCGCGCAGTCGCCGCGTCCGATCGGCTGGTTCGATGCCGAAGACGCTGAAAAGAACTTCACCCAACAGGTGCAGTACGCGCCGTACACGAGCTGGGTCAATGTGGCCGGGCTTCCGGCGATTTCGGTGCCGGTGACGATGTCGGCGACAGGCCAACCCGTCTCTGTACAACTCGTTGGGCACCCGGGTGGCGAAGAGGCGCTGTTTGCTCTCGCCGAAGTTCTCGAGCAAGCCCGCGGACCGCTCCCCCACCCGCCTCTCTGGTACGAGGGCTAG
- the prfA gene encoding peptide chain release factor 1 has product MFESVQALLDEHKLVEKELSDPEVHADAARAKRVNRRYAELNKIVHAYDAWNAAGDDLEAARELAKEDEAFAEELPSLEEGLAQAQEKLRRLLIPRDPDDARDVIMEIKAGEGGAESALFAADLLRMYSQYAAHRGWKTELLEHNESDLGGYKDVQIAIKGNSTDPSQGVWAHLKYEGGVHRVQRVPATESQGRIHTSTTGVLVFPEVDEPEEIHIDQNDLKIDVYRSSGPGGQSVNTTDSAVRITHVPTGIVVSMQNEKSQLQNREAGMRVLRARLLARQQEELAAAASDVRKSQIRGMDRSERIRTYNFPENRIADHRTGYKAYNLDQVLDGAIEPIIESCISADEEERLAAIGDND; this is encoded by the coding sequence ATGTTCGAGTCTGTTCAGGCCCTTCTCGACGAGCACAAGCTTGTCGAGAAGGAACTGTCTGACCCTGAAGTTCACGCCGATGCTGCGCGCGCTAAGCGCGTCAACCGTCGCTATGCCGAGCTGAACAAGATCGTGCACGCGTACGACGCATGGAACGCAGCCGGTGACGATCTGGAAGCCGCGCGCGAGCTGGCGAAGGAAGACGAGGCATTTGCCGAAGAGCTTCCGTCGCTGGAAGAGGGGCTGGCTCAGGCGCAGGAAAAACTGCGCCGACTGCTGATCCCGCGCGACCCGGATGATGCGCGCGACGTGATCATGGAGATCAAGGCTGGTGAAGGTGGCGCCGAAAGCGCCCTGTTCGCCGCCGATCTGCTGCGCATGTATTCGCAGTATGCGGCACACCGCGGCTGGAAGACCGAGCTACTTGAGCACAACGAAAGCGACCTAGGCGGCTACAAGGACGTTCAGATCGCGATCAAGGGCAACTCCACTGACCCTTCGCAGGGCGTGTGGGCGCACCTCAAGTACGAGGGTGGCGTGCACCGCGTGCAGCGTGTGCCTGCGACCGAGTCGCAGGGCCGCATCCACACGTCGACGACGGGTGTGCTGGTGTTCCCTGAGGTTGACGAGCCCGAAGAGATTCACATCGACCAGAATGATCTGAAGATCGACGTGTACCGTTCGTCTGGCCCCGGTGGTCAGTCGGTGAACACGACCGACTCGGCCGTTCGAATCACGCACGTTCCCACCGGAATTGTGGTGTCGATGCAGAACGAGAAGAGCCAGCTGCAGAACCGTGAAGCCGGTATGCGTGTGCTTCGTGCCCGCTTGCTCGCACGTCAGCAGGAAGAACTTGCGGCGGCGGCGTCTGACGTCCGCAAATCGCAGATTCGTGGCATGGACCGTTCCGAGCGCATCCGCACGTATAACTTCCCGGAGAACCGCATCGCGGATCACCGCACCGGATACAAGGCGTACAACCTGGATCAGGTGTTGGACGGCGCGATCGAACCGATCATCGAGTCGTGTATTTCGGCCGATGAAGAGGAGCGCCTCGCCGCTATCGGCGACAACGACTAA
- the rho gene encoding transcription termination factor Rho — protein MESNSEIETTPAAPQVAAEAAPVKKRAPRRASTATVKTTEATAEAPAADVASAPAAEATAAAPAASDASGEAPAKAPRKRPVRKTAAKATVDAEAPAADAPVAEASADATDAPAAPVKRATKASAAAAAAATTDAPAAPATEAATDGAATEEAAPVKRPTRSRKKPVAAETSEAPADKAAETAQASADTSADAPAESSAETTATDGEHASTDGSDSEGNRSRSRSRNRNRNRNERDGGSNGSGTNNNGSQNNGAQNNSGQTNGGNDRNNSNNHQDDEGGSNRNRQRNKRRTNTQNDEFEPEIGEDDVLIPIAGVLDVLDNYAFVRTSGYLPGTSDVYVSLGQVKKYNLRKGDAIVGAIKQPREGEQSGRQKYNALVKVDSINGLSVEDAANRVEFGKLTPLYPQERLRLETGAEKLTQRIIDLVAPIGKGQRGLIVAPPKAGKTIVLQQIANAIATNNPEVHLMVVLVDERPEEVTDMQRTVKGEVIASTFDRPAEDHTTVAELAIERAKRLVELGRDVVVLLDSITRLGRAYNLAAPTSGRVLSGGVDASALYPPKRFFGAARNIENGGSLTILATALVETGSKMDEVIFEEFKGTGNSELRLSRQLADKRIFPAVDVNASSTRREEMLLSPDEVKITWKLRRALAGLDTQQALEVVLGKLSDTQSNVEFLVQMQKSMPAPAGGASHAHENNIR, from the coding sequence GTGGAGTCAAACTCCGAGATCGAAACCACACCTGCGGCTCCGCAGGTGGCAGCAGAAGCTGCACCCGTGAAGAAGCGTGCACCGCGGCGTGCATCAACCGCCACGGTAAAGACCACAGAGGCAACGGCAGAGGCACCGGCCGCTGACGTGGCGTCGGCCCCCGCGGCTGAGGCTACGGCTGCTGCGCCTGCCGCATCGGACGCATCGGGCGAGGCTCCGGCCAAGGCACCGCGCAAGCGTCCCGTGCGTAAGACGGCCGCCAAGGCAACCGTAGATGCTGAGGCCCCGGCCGCTGACGCTCCGGTAGCGGAGGCTTCGGCCGACGCAACGGATGCTCCTGCAGCTCCGGTGAAGCGCGCAACGAAGGCGTCGGCTGCTGCCGCTGCTGCCGCTACGACCGACGCTCCTGCTGCTCCCGCAACGGAAGCCGCGACGGATGGTGCCGCAACCGAAGAAGCCGCACCGGTGAAGCGCCCGACGCGTTCACGCAAGAAGCCGGTCGCTGCCGAGACCTCCGAAGCTCCCGCTGACAAAGCGGCCGAGACGGCACAGGCATCGGCGGACACATCGGCCGATGCTCCCGCTGAGTCGAGTGCGGAGACGACTGCCACTGACGGAGAGCACGCATCGACTGATGGCAGCGACTCCGAAGGCAACCGCAGCCGCAGCCGTAGCCGCAACCGCAATCGCAACCGCAACGAGCGTGACGGCGGAAGCAATGGTTCCGGAACCAACAACAACGGTTCCCAGAACAACGGCGCTCAGAACAACAGCGGCCAGACCAACGGCGGCAACGACCGCAACAACAGCAACAACCACCAGGACGACGAGGGCGGCTCAAACCGCAACCGTCAGCGCAACAAGCGCCGCACGAACACGCAGAACGACGAGTTCGAGCCCGAGATCGGCGAAGACGACGTTCTGATTCCGATCGCCGGTGTGCTTGACGTTCTCGACAACTACGCGTTCGTGCGTACGTCGGGTTACCTGCCAGGCACGAGCGACGTTTATGTTTCGCTCGGTCAGGTAAAGAAGTACAACCTGCGCAAGGGTGACGCCATCGTCGGTGCGATCAAGCAGCCGCGCGAGGGCGAGCAGTCCGGACGTCAGAAGTACAACGCGCTGGTCAAGGTTGACTCGATCAACGGCCTTTCGGTCGAAGACGCAGCCAACCGCGTGGAGTTCGGCAAGCTGACGCCGCTGTACCCGCAGGAGCGCCTGCGCCTGGAGACGGGTGCGGAGAAGCTCACGCAGCGCATTATCGACCTCGTTGCTCCCATCGGAAAGGGCCAGCGTGGCCTGATCGTTGCGCCGCCGAAGGCCGGTAAGACGATCGTGCTGCAGCAGATTGCGAACGCGATTGCCACGAACAACCCCGAGGTTCACCTCATGGTCGTGCTCGTAGATGAGCGCCCCGAAGAGGTCACCGACATGCAGCGCACGGTGAAGGGTGAGGTCATCGCCTCGACCTTTGACCGTCCGGCTGAAGACCACACCACGGTTGCTGAGCTTGCCATTGAGCGCGCGAAGCGTCTCGTTGAGCTCGGCCGCGACGTCGTCGTGCTGCTCGACTCGATTACGCGCCTTGGTCGTGCATACAACCTGGCTGCTCCCACCTCGGGTCGCGTGCTTTCTGGTGGCGTTGACGCTTCGGCGCTGTACCCGCCGAAGCGCTTCTTCGGTGCTGCACGCAACATCGAAAACGGTGGCTCGCTGACGATTCTTGCGACCGCGCTCGTGGAGACTGGTTCCAAGATGGACGAGGTCATCTTCGAAGAGTTCAAGGGCACGGGCAACTCTGAGCTGCGCTTGAGCCGTCAGCTTGCTGACAAGCGCATCTTCCCGGCCGTCGACGTCAACGCGTCGTCCACCCGCCGTGAAGAAATGCTGCTCTCGCCCGACGAGGTCAAGATCACGTGGAAGCTGCGTCGCGCCCTTGCGGGTCTCGACACGCAGCAGGCCCTCGAGGTCGTGCTCGGCAAGCTCAGCGACACTCAGTCAAACGTTGAGTTTTTGGTGCAGATGCAGAAGTCGATGCCGGCTCCGGCTGGCGGCGCATCGCACGCTCACGAGAACAACATTCGCTAA
- the thrB gene encoding homoserine kinase: MIGRTVAVRVPATSANLGPGFDTLGLALSVYDELTVEAAPAGVLEIDVTGSGADDVPRDASHLVVRAIAYTYESVGRTMPGLKLTAHNVIPHGRGMGSSGAAVVAGILAAKGLLEGDIAFSDEDLLRIATEMEGHPDNVAPALFGGLTIAWTTPDGPMHKKLLVHRGVSPLVFVPDYTMSTKLARSLQPDSVPREDAVFNVSRSALLIAALTQSPELLLAATEDRLHQDYRAQAMLPTIALVQALRAEGYAAVVSGAGPSVLVLADGPGKRQAAAEIANNVSGATWEPLMLAVDFKGGTVRDVTGDSALTA, from the coding sequence GTGATCGGACGCACCGTTGCTGTGCGGGTACCCGCGACGAGCGCCAACCTGGGTCCGGGCTTTGACACCCTCGGCCTCGCGCTGAGCGTGTACGACGAGCTCACGGTTGAGGCGGCGCCCGCGGGCGTTCTCGAAATCGACGTGACTGGTTCCGGTGCCGACGATGTTCCGCGCGATGCATCGCACCTCGTCGTGCGTGCCATCGCGTACACGTATGAGTCCGTCGGGCGCACGATGCCTGGCCTGAAACTCACCGCGCACAACGTCATTCCGCACGGTCGCGGTATGGGGTCATCTGGTGCCGCAGTTGTCGCAGGCATTTTGGCAGCCAAGGGGCTTCTCGAAGGCGACATCGCCTTCAGCGACGAAGACCTGTTGCGTATCGCCACGGAGATGGAAGGCCACCCAGACAACGTGGCGCCTGCGCTGTTTGGTGGTCTGACGATCGCCTGGACAACGCCAGACGGTCCGATGCACAAGAAGCTGCTCGTGCACCGCGGTGTCTCGCCACTGGTATTCGTGCCTGACTACACCATGTCGACGAAGCTGGCTCGTAGCCTGCAGCCCGACTCGGTGCCGCGTGAAGATGCCGTCTTTAACGTGTCGCGTTCGGCGCTACTGATTGCGGCACTGACGCAATCACCTGAGCTGTTGTTGGCAGCGACCGAAGACAGGCTGCACCAGGACTACCGCGCGCAGGCAATGTTGCCGACGATCGCGCTGGTGCAGGCGCTGCGTGCTGAAGGGTATGCGGCGGTGGTGTCGGGGGCGGGCCCCTCGGTGCTGGTTTTGGCAGACGGCCCTGGTAAACGTCAGGCCGCAGCGGAAATCGCAAACAACGTTTCTGGCGCGACATGGGAGCCACTCATGCTCGCCGTCGATTTTAAAGGTGGTACAGTGAGGGACGTAACGGGGGATTCCGCGCTCACTGCGTGA
- a CDS encoding homoserine dehydrogenase, which yields MIDYRRLRVALLGAGAVGSQVAGLLLKHRAELADRAGADLELVGIAVRDTTAPRDVELPQELFTTDAESLILGADIVIELMGGIEPARSNILQAINSGADIVTANKALLATHGSEIFDAADQVGASVYYEAAAAGAIPIIRPLRDSLAGDRVNRIMGIVNGTTNYILDRMDTEGADFGDVLKQAQELGYAEADPTADIEAYDAAQKAAILASLAFHTTVPLEAVHREGITSIDAAMIESARKANMVIKLLAVCERLAGTDDEGESISVRVYPALIHRSHPLASVHGANNAVFVEAEAAGSLMFYGAGAGGVQTASAVLGDVVSAARRHVAGGVGVGESTRANLPIVPIGRVTTRYQVTLEVTDEAGVLATVASILSDGGVSVATVEQSVEPGGGTARLVIGTHTAQESHLSSTVEALAASAVVRRVVSVLRVEGD from the coding sequence ATGATCGACTACCGACGATTGCGTGTTGCCCTGCTCGGTGCTGGAGCCGTAGGGTCACAGGTCGCCGGACTCCTGCTCAAGCACCGCGCTGAGCTCGCAGACCGTGCCGGAGCAGACCTCGAACTGGTGGGTATCGCCGTTCGTGACACCACCGCACCACGCGATGTGGAGCTGCCGCAGGAACTGTTCACGACCGACGCCGAGTCACTGATTCTTGGTGCCGACATTGTGATCGAGCTGATGGGTGGCATCGAGCCTGCCCGCAGCAACATTCTTCAGGCCATCAACTCCGGTGCTGACATCGTCACCGCAAACAAGGCGCTGCTGGCCACCCACGGCTCGGAGATTTTCGACGCTGCCGATCAGGTCGGCGCATCGGTGTACTACGAGGCGGCTGCCGCTGGCGCAATTCCGATCATTCGCCCGCTGCGTGACTCGCTTGCCGGGGACCGCGTCAACCGCATCATGGGCATCGTCAACGGCACCACGAACTACATCCTTGACCGGATGGACACCGAGGGTGCCGACTTCGGCGACGTGCTGAAGCAGGCGCAGGAGTTGGGCTACGCAGAAGCCGACCCGACCGCCGACATTGAGGCGTACGACGCCGCGCAAAAGGCGGCGATCCTCGCAAGCCTGGCGTTTCACACGACGGTGCCGCTTGAAGCTGTGCACCGCGAGGGCATCACGTCGATTGACGCCGCCATGATTGAGTCGGCGCGCAAGGCCAACATGGTCATCAAGCTTCTCGCGGTATGCGAGCGCCTTGCCGGTACTGACGACGAAGGCGAATCGATTTCGGTGCGCGTGTACCCGGCGCTGATTCATCGCTCGCACCCGCTCGCCAGCGTGCACGGCGCCAACAACGCTGTTTTCGTTGAGGCGGAGGCCGCTGGATCGTTGATGTTCTACGGCGCAGGCGCCGGTGGCGTGCAGACCGCATCGGCTGTGCTCGGTGACGTTGTTTCGGCCGCCCGCCGCCACGTTGCTGGCGGTGTCGGCGTCGGTGAGTCGACCCGCGCCAACCTGCCCATTGTTCCGATCGGCCGCGTCACCACGCGCTACCAGGTCACGCTCGAAGTCACTGACGAAGCGGGCGTTCTCGCGACCGTCGCGAGCATCCTGAGCGATGGCGGCGTCTCGGTTGCCACAGTTGAGCAGTCGGTTGAGCCGGGTGGCGGAACCGCACGCCTGGTGATCGGCACGCACACGGCGCAGGAGTCGCACTTGAGCAGCACCGTTGAAGCGTTGGCTGCCAGCGCTGTGGTTCGTCGCGTGGTCTCGGTGCTACGCGTTGAAGGAGACTGA
- the lysA gene encoding diaminopimelate decarboxylase — protein sequence MPATFAPDWLAVPADVNELPAQVWPRRTKRSESGDITVGGATATELVAKHGTPVLVLDEAEVRDRAAETVAAFQTAAAAHNADVTVYYAGKAFLSTHIARWMLEAGLNVDVCSGGELAVALAAGAPPARLGFHGNNKSDAEIARAVTVGVGTIIIDSREEVDRVAEAAAAAGTRQRVLVRVNSGVHAETHDFLATAHEDQKFGITLADAPAVVAAIRAHASLEFRGLHCHIGSQIFGASGFRESARRVVAAHADLLAGGEIPQLNLGGGFGIAYTSIDDPAPIADLARDIVDAVADECATRGIAIPHLSFEPGRSIVGTAGVTLYRVGTTKEVTVDTPEGEKVRRYISVDGGMSDNARTALYGAQYSARLANRTSGSAPQLSRVVGMHCESGDIVVDHEYLPADATRGDVVAVPATGAYCAALASNYNHVPRPPVVAVRDGESRILVRGETIDDLLARDAGADEGEA from the coding sequence ATGCCCGCGACCTTTGCCCCTGACTGGCTGGCTGTGCCCGCCGATGTCAACGAGTTGCCTGCACAGGTCTGGCCCCGCCGCACGAAGCGCAGCGAATCCGGTGACATCACCGTGGGCGGCGCGACCGCAACGGAGCTCGTCGCGAAGCATGGAACCCCGGTGCTCGTTCTCGACGAAGCTGAGGTGCGTGACCGCGCAGCCGAGACAGTAGCCGCGTTCCAGACGGCGGCCGCCGCACACAACGCTGACGTCACGGTGTACTACGCGGGCAAGGCGTTCCTCTCGACGCACATCGCTCGGTGGATGCTCGAGGCCGGACTCAACGTCGACGTCTGCTCCGGTGGCGAACTCGCCGTCGCGCTCGCGGCAGGTGCCCCGCCCGCTCGCCTCGGCTTTCACGGCAACAACAAGTCCGATGCTGAAATCGCCCGTGCGGTGACTGTCGGCGTCGGAACCATCATCATCGACTCCCGCGAAGAGGTTGACCGCGTTGCCGAAGCAGCCGCGGCAGCCGGGACCCGCCAGCGCGTGCTCGTACGAGTCAACAGCGGTGTGCACGCGGAGACCCACGACTTTTTGGCAACCGCTCACGAAGACCAAAAGTTTGGCATCACGCTGGCTGACGCGCCCGCCGTGGTCGCCGCGATCCGCGCTCACGCGTCGCTCGAGTTCCGGGGCCTGCACTGCCACATCGGTTCGCAGATCTTCGGAGCCAGCGGATTCCGCGAGTCTGCGCGCCGCGTTGTGGCAGCTCACGCCGATCTGCTGGCCGGGGGAGAGATCCCCCAGCTAAACCTTGGCGGCGGCTTTGGCATCGCCTACACCTCTATCGATGACCCGGCCCCGATCGCCGACCTGGCACGCGACATCGTCGACGCTGTTGCCGATGAGTGCGCTACCCGCGGCATCGCCATTCCGCACCTGTCGTTTGAACCGGGTCGCAGCATCGTCGGAACAGCTGGCGTCACCCTGTACCGCGTCGGAACCACAAAAGAAGTCACCGTTGACACCCCTGAGGGCGAAAAGGTGCGCCGCTACATCAGCGTCGACGGCGGCATGAGCGACAACGCACGTACCGCGCTGTACGGCGCGCAGTACTCGGCCCGCCTTGCCAACCGCACCTCTGGTTCCGCCCCGCAGCTCTCTCGCGTTGTCGGCATGCACTGCGAATCTGGCGACATCGTTGTCGACCACGAGTACCTGCCAGCTGACGCGACGCGCGGTGACGTCGTCGCGGTGCCAGCAACCGGCGCATACTGCGCGGCGCTGGCAAGTAACTACAACCACGTTCCCCGCCCGCCCGTCGTCGCCGTGCGCGATGGCGAATCCCGAATCTTGGTGCGCGGCGAAACGATTGATGATCTGCTGGCGCGTGACGCTGGCGCAGATGAAGGAGAAGCATGA
- the argS gene encoding arginine--tRNA ligase encodes MSPADLSSALLAVVAPIVRQRPGGEDLLLTPDDIILERPKNRDHGDWSTNIAMKLAKRVGMNPRELAQGIADEAVKLDGIASVDVAGPGFINLRLDAATAGQLAHTIVTAGAAFGTNDSRVGENINLEFVSANPTGPIHLGGTRWAAVGDSLARLLQASGAQVTREYYFNDHGAQIDRFARSLVASYLGEPTPEDGYGGEYISDIKDRVVAGYTGDLSTLSPEDLQEAFRHEGVELMFTDIKTSLHEFGVDFDVYFHENELHETGAVERAIQRLKDAGHMFEQDGALWLRSTDFGDDKDRVVIKSDGNPAYISGDIAYYLNKRERGFNRCIIMLGADHHGYVQRLMAMTAAFGDEPYVNHQILIGQMVNLVRDGEAVRMSKRAGTVVTLEDLVEIVGVDAARYALVRSSTDSNLDIDLDQLQKRTNDNPVFYVQYAHARTHNVARNAADSGVDRSVFAPETLTHETEAALLGALQEFPRVVSYAAESREPHRVARYLEEVAGLYHRWYDNCRVTPQGDDPIEPVHHTRLWLNDAAGQVLRNGLTLLGVSAPERM; translated from the coding sequence ATGAGCCCTGCAGATCTTTCCTCCGCCCTTCTCGCCGTCGTCGCCCCGATCGTGCGTCAGCGACCGGGCGGTGAAGACCTGCTGTTGACCCCGGATGACATCATTCTGGAGCGTCCGAAGAACCGTGACCACGGTGACTGGTCGACCAACATCGCCATGAAGCTTGCCAAGCGCGTCGGCATGAACCCGCGCGAGCTGGCGCAGGGCATCGCCGATGAGGCTGTGAAGCTTGACGGCATCGCTTCCGTTGATGTGGCTGGCCCCGGCTTCATTAACCTGCGTTTGGACGCTGCCACCGCCGGCCAGCTGGCGCACACGATTGTGACCGCCGGTGCGGCCTTCGGAACCAATGACTCGCGCGTTGGTGAGAACATCAACCTCGAGTTCGTGTCGGCAAACCCGACCGGCCCGATTCACCTCGGTGGCACGCGTTGGGCAGCCGTCGGTGACTCGCTCGCCCGTCTGCTGCAGGCCAGCGGTGCACAAGTGACGCGGGAGTACTACTTCAACGACCACGGTGCGCAGATCGACCGCTTCGCGCGCTCACTTGTCGCCAGCTACCTCGGCGAGCCGACGCCGGAAGACGGCTATGGCGGGGAGTACATTTCTGACATCAAAGACCGCGTTGTCGCTGGCTACACTGGCGACCTGTCGACGCTGAGTCCCGAGGACCTTCAGGAAGCCTTCCGCCACGAGGGCGTCGAGCTGATGTTCACCGACATTAAGACCTCACTGCACGAGTTCGGCGTCGACTTCGACGTGTACTTCCACGAAAACGAACTGCACGAAACCGGTGCCGTCGAGCGCGCGATCCAGCGCCTCAAGGATGCCGGTCACATGTTCGAGCAGGATGGCGCGCTGTGGCTGCGTTCCACCGACTTCGGTGACGATAAAGACCGCGTCGTCATTAAGAGCGACGGCAACCCCGCCTACATTTCGGGTGACATCGCCTACTACCTGAACAAGCGCGAGCGTGGCTTTAACCGGTGCATCATCATGCTCGGTGCCGACCACCACGGCTACGTGCAGCGCCTGATGGCGATGACCGCAGCGTTCGGCGATGAGCCCTACGTCAACCACCAGATCCTCATTGGTCAGATGGTCAACCTGGTGCGTGACGGTGAAGCCGTTCGCATGTCGAAGCGTGCAGGCACCGTCGTCACTCTCGAAGACCTCGTGGAAATTGTTGGCGTTGACGCTGCCCGCTACGCGCTCGTGCGCTCCAGCACCGACTCGAACCTCGACATTGACCTCGATCAGCTGCAGAAGCGCACCAACGACAACCCGGTGTTCTACGTGCAGTACGCCCACGCCCGCACGCACAACGTGGCTCGCAACGCCGCAGACTCCGGCGTTGACCGTTCCGTCTTCGCACCCGAGACGCTCACGCACGAGACGGAAGCTGCCCTCCTCGGCGCACTGCAGGAGTTCCCGCGGGTGGTTTCGTACGCCGCAGAATCCCGCGAACCGCACCGCGTTGCCCGCTACCTCGAAGAGGTTGCCGGTCTCTACCACCGCTGGTACGACAACTGCCGTGTCACGCCGCAGGGCGATGACCCCATCGAGCCGGTGCACCACACCCGCCTGTGGCTGAATGACGCCGCAGGCCAGGTGCTGCGCAACGGTCTGACCCTCCTCGGAGTCAGCGCGCCAGAGCGCATGTAA
- a CDS encoding transglutaminase family protein, whose product MTRLVRCSMVQEVGPNVDMIFSIAVHPSHRIESESLTFTMAGEAVPVRELINVDGGRLHRVVAPGGLLDIEYEATVGYPAAPEPFTEIGLMQYQRPSRYAESDVLFRHARSLFTGLTGSALLHAVAEYVNTTLTYSPANTTPTDSAVTTLNTAHGVCRDFSHLTIALLRAMDVPARYVACYAPGLVPMDFHAVTEAFVEGAWHVVDTTGLADPTHLVRIASGRDAADCAFLTFHGGSARLKRMRIDAWLQSGDERIDPSPHAYDRTQLARIC is encoded by the coding sequence GTGACTCGCTTGGTACGGTGCTCGATGGTGCAGGAGGTCGGCCCCAACGTCGACATGATTTTCTCGATCGCTGTGCACCCCTCGCATCGCATTGAGAGCGAGTCTTTGACGTTCACGATGGCGGGCGAAGCCGTGCCAGTTCGCGAACTTATCAACGTCGACGGTGGTCGTTTGCACCGTGTTGTGGCACCCGGCGGCCTGCTCGATATCGAGTACGAAGCAACAGTCGGCTATCCTGCCGCGCCAGAGCCGTTCACCGAGATCGGGCTCATGCAGTATCAGCGCCCGAGCCGGTACGCCGAATCTGACGTGCTGTTTCGTCACGCGCGCTCCCTCTTCACCGGGCTCACTGGTTCCGCTCTGCTGCATGCCGTCGCCGAATACGTCAATACGACGCTGACCTACTCGCCAGCAAACACCACGCCCACCGACTCGGCTGTGACGACACTTAACACCGCGCACGGCGTGTGCCGCGACTTCTCCCACCTCACGATCGCGTTGCTGCGGGCGATGGACGTGCCCGCCCGCTATGTCGCGTGCTATGCGCCCGGCCTCGTGCCGATGGATTTCCACGCGGTCACCGAAGCTTTCGTCGAGGGGGCATGGCACGTTGTTGACACAACAGGGCTCGCTGACCCGACGCACCTCGTGCGCATCGCCTCTGGGCGTGACGCAGCAGACTGCGCCTTTCTGACGTTCCATGGTGGTTCCGCCCGTCTCAAGCGCATGCGTATTGACGCCTGGCTGCAGTCCGGCGACGAGCGCATCGATCCCTCGCCGCACGCGTACGACCGCACGCAACTGGCACGGATCTGTTGA